caaaactttataggtattttaataaattttaaatatttaattttaactgaagATGACTAGTGTTAgtcaaaacttgttttttattaataaaaaggttttacaaattaaatttatcttgttaataagtatgtaattatatatatatatatatatatatatatatatatatatatatatatatatacactcttgCATGAtcgttttttaagtttttaccataaaatgtcagttttaggttgtttttttaaaaaaacaatctaaaactgacattttatggtaaaaaaaagttattataaagaccggaaaaaattaaaaaaaaatttttttaatggcttttttttaattatttaatagacTGCTTTCCCAAACCAAGCCCTCAGTCGATATAGCGGCACTCctttgcaagtcaggctataagatagtggATGTAGCAATACTCCGCACAATGTTTTTAAAcgcattcagaatgttttttaaaacattgtagtcttttgatttgcatttttgtggttttttaatcttaattagtttccgcaattaaattaatgcgttTTGTTATAATCTAACCTTAATTTTGTCAGTTTAAAAACCACAGACAATCGAAAAGCTGTTTTTTACCACAAACTGTATATCGAAGCcctttactatatatatatatatatatatatatatatatatatatatatatatatatatatatatatatatatatatatatatatatatatatatatatatatatatatatatatatatatatatatatatatatatatatatatgcttgtatataaaagttttttatttcttagcTTCTTCCTCCTCAAGTTCTGTTCAAAGAAACTATTCAAGTTCTTCATTGGATAATTTTACTACAAGTACAAGTACAACTACAAGtagttattttgtaaaaagttccAGTACTGAAAATCTTTCAAACACTTCTGGTATTAGCATAAGTTCTTCAGTTCCTGAAACAAGTTTTACTACCGTTTTTTCAAGCTCCTCTGCTGTTTTACATTCATCTACAACTGATTCTAGTAAAATGTTTACATCAAGTTACACTTCTGCCACCCCTTTGAGTTCCTCTATTAATACAGTTTCAGTTTTTCCCACTAGTTCTTCACAGAATATATTTACATCAACTTTTTATAAGGCTTATGGTATGGTTATTTTAAAGTTaggcttttattaaaaactgtatcagtttatagaataatttattagaagtttttctaaataaatatttgatttaatgtttcagATTTTGTAGCATGTGAACAGAAGAATAATTGTAAGAATGGAGGTAGTTGTGCACTTAACAAGTCAAATAACAGTACTATATGTTTGTAAGTTCAAATGTTGCTacatgtattttataaatgtacatatatatacaaccctcgaaattagggtcggcattcagcaatgccgacctaactgccgacctgaaagtgtttgaggttggcaaaaaatagCCGactttgtttatatgttttatggtaagacctttgtataaaataatttttgccaacctgatgccaacctctaaaagattgaggtctgcaaattattgctgaccttatttttcctaattccgagtgttgtatatatatatatgtatatatatatatatatatgtatatatatgtatgtatgtatatatatatatgtatatatatgtatgtatgtatttatatatatatatatatatatatatttttatatatatatatatatatatatatatatatatatatatatatatatatatatatatatatatatatatatatatatatatatatatatgtaaatatatgtatacagtGTCTCTAAAAATTATCCgaccaaacatttttaaaaatatttttcctaaaaaaagtatttttgtaaatttgactttttttgtaaactcaagattaataaaaataaaagaacatgtttttaaatagattttatttattttaatgtaaaatatgaaTCATAAAGTTTTCAGTCTTAAAATAAAGGAACTTAGGtcgtttttttattgtcaaaaaagtaTTCGaccaacaaattttttatttcataataaattattatataacaaaacaattattttaatattttgttgggCCTCCCTTTGCTTGGATTACAGCTTCTAGACGTCTAGGCATTGATTCGACTAAAGATTTTGTTTCTTCTGGTTGAATCTTTTTCCAGGCTTCTTCAATTGCCACTTTAAGGttatcttttttggaaaatgaTCGATCTCCAATTTTTTGGTCTTAAATTTCCCACAAATGTTCAAAGAGATTAAGGTTCGGTGATTGCACGGACCATTCCAAGACCTCAACATTATTTTCAACAAACCACTCCTTGGTTTTAGTGGCACTATTCTTGGAATCGTTATTTTGCTGAAATGTAAAATCAGATCCTAGCTGAAGTTTTCGAGCAGAGGacaaattttgctttaatatGTTTCTGTATTGCACCTGATCCATTATAGTATCAATAAATTGGAGTTTTCCGACACCCTTCCAAGCCATTGAACCCCTTACCATCATGTTACCGCCACCATACTTGACAGTTCCTCTCAAGCAACTTAATTTGTAGGCTTCTCCGACTTTTCTCCAAACTTTTTGGGCTCCATCGGATGACTTTAGGTTGAATTTTGATTCGTCGCTCCACAGGATCTTTTTCCAGAAACTTAACGGcatttttttgaacttcttaGCAAACTCCAATCTTCTTATTATGTGTTTCTTACTCAAATATGGTTTATTACATACAAATTGTCCTTGAAATCCCTGGTCTTGTATACGATTTCTGATTGTCTGATGGGATAATTTGATTCCATAATTCTCTTCAGCTTGCTCAGCCAGTTTTCAAGCAGAAATGAAGCAATTTTTCTTGACTTGTATAATTAAGTTTCTATCAAAACTCTtagaagtctttttttttttttttgcgaccCTGCCCTTCTTTTGTGGCTGTTGTTCCGATCAAATTATACTTCTTCATTATGTCGGATACTGTATTATGAGGAATTCCAGTCTCTTGCTGCACCTGACGATAGATTTTACCCTGATTGACTAGATCAACAGCTAAATTTCTCTGAGAAACAGTCCAGTGACGTTTACCTCCAaccattttacttaaaaaaacatgaaaccttttttttatacaaaactttttttttactacaaaaaaagttttttgttatgcaatttcattaattgtataaaaatttgctaaaatatttcaacaaatttcacataaaattaattaactttacCTAAATATCGCTTGGTcggataatttttttacaagccTATTCAATACTAAGTTTCTTTTAGGACAATTAATAAACCAACTGAAgcataaatcaaaatatatgaaCGCTAAATAACATACTATTCCCAATAGAATTAAAATGACAAGGTAAGTATTGCTATTCAttgtttatagtataatttagagcgtaaacatttgtttttgggaaaaaatttgtttgatcggataattttttgagagactgtgtatatatatatatatatatatatatatatatatatatatatatatatatatatatatatataaatatgcatatatatgtatatatatactagggttatgactttttgacttttaaaaaaaaaaatttccttcgTCATAAATCAAGAAACTTTTGttagaaaacattgaaaatatgTTCAACCCgcaattaaaattatgaatcatcatttatttaattttgttactgCTACTACTAATATGTGTGGCTTTGCTgaaaatcatttcaaaactTGCATAGATTAGAAGTGTTTAGAACTTTAGAACATTTTGAAATGTTCGAGAATATTTTAGACGACTTTAGAACATTCTGGAACAATTTAGAATATTCTAGAATatctaattttatagttattacagAAGCAACACATGGCAACATACAAGCCTAGCGATATAGCATTCAGAAGAACAAGGATGTCTGGACCTATAATCTGG
This genomic interval from Hydra vulgaris chromosome 01, alternate assembly HydraT2T_AEP contains the following:
- the LOC124810220 gene encoding uncharacterized protein LOC124810220 isoform X2, with product MIIVIKYLFTLWLSTVLLHSTLQNETNTIEIPQSLSSTASSSSSSVQRNYSSSSLDNFTTSTSTTTSSYFVKSSSTENLSNTSGISISSSVPETSFTTVFSSSSAVLHSSTTDSSKMFTSSYTSATPLSSSINTVSVFPTSSSQNIFTSTFYKAYDFVACEQKNNCKNGGSCALNKSNNSTICLCNHNYFGNECQYEEIIPHVYKQLAYGFGGTTLFLLLVVVVLTCCCSKNRLKKDSSYEYSKELDEFTIANKRASTIVKPSVLNAYDVYAS